From Drosophila suzukii chromosome 2R, CBGP_Dsuzu_IsoJpt1.0, whole genome shotgun sequence, a single genomic window includes:
- the LOC108019850 gene encoding protein lifeguard 2: MADIPEKSVYYKRERRKFALITYLLTAIFLIVALLQWVLFSFVGILRLFFTLHYWVSCIFFGLGLVLLVFFIFFEALRFNKTVNWLFAVLIFECIVLGIAPLVARHYRYQFLFSFLIWTLALVIFILCGSFLPLDLTLDVVVLFVLAVVSIIGAIYFVMLYIVANVPYSFIIARAFIVISILMFVMYHAQIINGGRFAEMRTKDYFLAAIILFLDFLLLFLFSFQMAPKWSDLCDSEWKNNLVLFKETTTSRPILWWHTWTWSTEDSALKHSTEEYAP; the protein is encoded by the exons ATGGCAGACATTCCGGAAAAAAGTGTATACTACAAAAGGGAAAGACGAAAATTCGCGCTGATCACATATCTTCTGACCGCGATATTTTTGATCGTTGCGCTGTTACAGTGGGTTCTTTTTTCCTTTGT AGGCATATTAAGattattttttactttacATTATTGGGTGAGCTGCATTTTCTTTGGATTGGGCCTTGTACTCCTagtatttttcatattcttcgAGGCATTGCGTTTCAATAAAACGGTAAATTGGTTGTTTGCTGTGCTAATT TTCGAATGCATCGTTTTGGGGATCGCACCGTTGGTTGCTCGCCACTACAGGTATCAATTCCTATTTAGCTTCCTCATATGGACCCTGGCTTTGGTCATCTTTATTCTGTGCGGTTCCTTCCTACCG CTTGATCTGACTTTGGATGTCGTGGTCTTATTTGTCCTCGCTGTGGTGTCTATTATTGGAGCCATATACTTTGTGATGCTTTACATCGTCGCTAACGTCCCCTATTCATTTATCATTGCTCGTGCCTTCATCGTCATCAGCATACTAATG TTCGTGATGTATCACGCGCAGATAATTAACGGTGGAAGGTTTGCCGAAATGCGCACCAAGGACTATTTCCTGGCAGCAATTATATTGTTTCTCGATTTCCTGCTCCTCTTCCTTTTCTCGTTCCAAATGGCGCCAAAATGGTCTGATTTGTGTGACAGCGAATGGAAAAACAATTTGGTGCTGTTCAAAGAAACAACTACGTCCCGTCCCATTCTTTGGTGGCATACGTGGACGTGGTCAACGGAGG ATTCCGCCTTGAAACACAGCACTGAAGAATATGCCCCCTAA
- the FLASH gene encoding U2 snRNP-associated SURP motif-containing protein isoform X3 produces the protein MADHFSAVGREQEAMANRKTNGSGDLLEDNVFATKSPEELVLSEALDELLELRDHQLPDVTAKGWTEPGKKNRSLDLDIYDDLDEPQYSTKPEEKDRSLDLDIYDDLDDFQKAEDHKTKELLAWEDKHEKAQAEIQSLKTENKALGKKIKAMEVNLQNLLNTAKAEVKRKEALIAQLRKEKDDLCFRRKRVRDVEEPGERDHDSKRLKETQSRALAKKDPETERNPFKTVPKEDAKANSKNDIKKASKKEDVKKSDSGSRSPKQGQPKITERRSSTNPRRPENRHKSRDRRHSRSRSPRHSGRRDQHRSREISSRQVGRRSRSQSPSI, from the exons ATGGCAGATCATTTTAGCGCAGTG GGACGCGAACAGGAAGCGATGGCCAATCGTAAAACTAATGGAAGTGGCGACCTCTTAGAGGATAATGTTTTTGCCACGAAATCCCCCGAGGAGCTGGTGCTTTCCGAGGCTCTGGACGAATTGCTGGAACTGAGGGATCATCAGTTGCCCGATGTCACAGCCAAAGGCTGGACAGAGCCTGGCAAAAAGAATAGATCTCTGGATTTGGACATCTACGACGATTTGGACGAGCCTCAGTATTCCACCAAGCCTGAAGAAAAAGACAGATCTCTTGATCTGGACATTTACGACGATTTGGACGACTTCCAGAAAGCCGAGGACCAT AAAACCAAGGAGCTGCTGGCATGGGAAGACAAACACGAAAAGGCGCAGGCCGAAATCCAGTCTCTGAAGACTGAGAACAAGGCGCTTGGAAAGAAGATTAAGGCCATGGAGGTTAACCTGCAGAATCTGCTGAACACGGCCAAGGCGGAGGTGAAGAGAAAGGAGGCCCTGATTGCCCAGCTGAGAAAGGA GAAGGACGACTTATGCTTCCGGCGGAAGCGGGTGCGAGACGTCGAAGAACCAGGAGAAAGAGACCATGATAGTAAGCGCTTGAAAGAAACACAATCGAGGGCTTTGGCCAAAAAGGATCCGGAAACGGAAAGAAATCCATTCAAAACGGTCCCAAAAGAAGACGCCAAGGCGAACTCGAAAAATGACATTAAGAAGGCAAGCAAAAAAGAAGACGTCAAGAAATCGGATAGCGGAAGTAGGTCTCCCAAGCAGGGACAACCCAAGATCACCGAACGGAGATCTAGCACAAACCCTCGTCGTCCAGAGAACCGCCACAAATCGAGAGATCGACGCCACAGCCGCAGCCGAAGTCCAAGACATAGCGGCAGGCGAGATCAGCACCGGAGTCGAGAGATCAGTTCCCGACAAGTTGGCCGGCGAAGCCGATCCCAGTCGCCCAG CATCTGA
- the LOC108019909 gene encoding uncharacterized protein — protein MGIPVMKRCCCLELKWGALIAALGDWALTGAVVGMTSCKSYFLTYLLKTCPKPLFTDLRLIIWYVAILIHVAHIVGCILVVVSVFVPNKKFAMVYLITGIFRILFDIAFLIYCCVLLFNALVVAIIVTIIGILVAIYCWYVIFSWFKKLGGSAPGDI, from the exons ATGGGTATTCCTGTTATGAAGCGCTGCTGCTGCCTTGAGCTTAAATGGGGAGCTCTTATTGCCGCACTTGGGGACTGGGCCTTGACAGGCGCAGTTGTTGGCATGACCAGTTGTAAGTCCTACTTCTTAACTTACTTACTTAAGACGTGTCCTAAACCTCTTTTTACAGATCTCCGTCTTATTATTTGGTATGTCGCCATCCTTATTCATGTTGCACATATAGTTGGCTGCATTTTGGTTGTAGTTAGCGTGTTTGTG CCAAATAAGAAATTTGCTATGGTGTACCTAATAACTGGCATATTTCGTATACTTTTTGACATAGCCTTCCTAATATATTGCTGCGTACTGCTCTTTAATGCCCTCGTTGTAGCCATAATTGTAACAATTATTGGCATCC TTGTCGCGATCTACTGCTGGTACGTCATCTTCTCGTGGTTCAAGAAACTTGGAGGTTCTGCCCCAGGAGATATTTAG
- the FLASH gene encoding serine/threonine-protein kinase PRP4 homolog isoform X1, translated as MADHFSAVGREQEAMANRKTNGSGDLLEDNVFATKSPEELVLSEALDELLELRDHQLPDVTAKGWTEPGKKNRSLDLDIYDDLDEPQYSTKPEEKDRSLDLDIYDDLDDFQKAEDHKTKELLAWEDKHEKAQAEIQSLKTENKALGKKIKAMEVNLQNLLNTAKAEVKRKEALIAQLRKEKDDLCFRRKRVRDVEEPGERDHDSKRLKETQSRALAKKDPETERNPFKTVPKEDAKANSKNDIKKASKKEDVKKSDSGSRSPKQGQPKITERRSSTNPRRPENRHKSRDRRHSRSRSPRHSGRRDQHRSREISSRQVGRRSRSQSPRTKMPEENCQGMNAPFYDKIKVQRGDSPHLELPKTATNLQPSRKGVPKQTDITSEFKSSCSFDIKEHTKDPQPAGGFFSEVSQLKREIIPGLHLISQTESLNFVQDQIELAKMETMIVENSDFHLEDTTHDKLKKTSTKLDPKVSQLDGKIKSISPQHSTIEVLQLEGEELTKEPSKAMDVKTDKSQKGRDQIELTKAATVHAERDSLVKQNSNAWPAKEIQTPSELTRLNKSDIGIRIIEDIRLPEMADIDHIAVKVDSQCQTPTAITNSASSDQNIVLVSVTPQERRDPICTSYADDTPMKTADVLYAKPDSTKLDHNDENDEIILEAAMDLLTSEKDAPNTVDPSYPNLSIEEDAIEMALEQLHQQSPDETVVTSTSNRALQTPKQNLVTILTRSPIQQSPLKSKTKSKKISPTATPEKLATEKTPLKKRKVNMDSPTEVPPVSRLDFTIDETLANSFGGDDTSTVTKRCSLGHTDYQYEQIKDEVILRVKRRCRRRRPATAEMPAGAANQPI; from the exons ATGGCAGATCATTTTAGCGCAGTG GGACGCGAACAGGAAGCGATGGCCAATCGTAAAACTAATGGAAGTGGCGACCTCTTAGAGGATAATGTTTTTGCCACGAAATCCCCCGAGGAGCTGGTGCTTTCCGAGGCTCTGGACGAATTGCTGGAACTGAGGGATCATCAGTTGCCCGATGTCACAGCCAAAGGCTGGACAGAGCCTGGCAAAAAGAATAGATCTCTGGATTTGGACATCTACGACGATTTGGACGAGCCTCAGTATTCCACCAAGCCTGAAGAAAAAGACAGATCTCTTGATCTGGACATTTACGACGATTTGGACGACTTCCAGAAAGCCGAGGACCAT AAAACCAAGGAGCTGCTGGCATGGGAAGACAAACACGAAAAGGCGCAGGCCGAAATCCAGTCTCTGAAGACTGAGAACAAGGCGCTTGGAAAGAAGATTAAGGCCATGGAGGTTAACCTGCAGAATCTGCTGAACACGGCCAAGGCGGAGGTGAAGAGAAAGGAGGCCCTGATTGCCCAGCTGAGAAAGGA GAAGGACGACTTATGCTTCCGGCGGAAGCGGGTGCGAGACGTCGAAGAACCAGGAGAAAGAGACCATGATAGTAAGCGCTTGAAAGAAACACAATCGAGGGCTTTGGCCAAAAAGGATCCGGAAACGGAAAGAAATCCATTCAAAACGGTCCCAAAAGAAGACGCCAAGGCGAACTCGAAAAATGACATTAAGAAGGCAAGCAAAAAAGAAGACGTCAAGAAATCGGATAGCGGAAGTAGGTCTCCCAAGCAGGGACAACCCAAGATCACCGAACGGAGATCTAGCACAAACCCTCGTCGTCCAGAGAACCGCCACAAATCGAGAGATCGACGCCACAGCCGCAGCCGAAGTCCAAGACATAGCGGCAGGCGAGATCAGCACCGGAGTCGAGAGATCAGTTCCCGACAAGTTGGCCGGCGAAGCCGATCCCAGTCGCCCAG AACCAAGATGCCAGAAGAAAATTGCCAAGGCATGAATGCCCCATTCTACgacaaaattaaagtccaGCGGGGCGACAGCCCCCACCTTGAGTTGCCCAAAACTGCCACTAACCTGCAACCGTCAAGGAAAGGCGTTCCTAAGCAAACCGATATTACCTCAGAATTCAAATCAAGCTGCTCATTCGACATAAAGGAACATACGAAGGATCCTCAACCTGCAGGTGGATTCTTCTCTGAAGTCAGTCAACTAAAGCGTGAAATTATCCCGGGCTTGCACCTCATATCTCAGACGGAATCCTTGAATTTTGTCCAAGATCAAATCGAGTTGGCCAAAATGGAGACAATGATTGTCGAAAACAGTGATTTTCATTTAGAAGACACGACACACGATAAACTGAAGAAGACTTCCACTAAATTAGATCCAAAAGTGTCTCAACTTgatggaaaaataaaaagcatTTCACCTCAACATTCCACAATAGAAGTGCTGCAGCTTGAAGGTGAAGAGCTAACAAAAGAGCCATCGAAAGCCATGGACGTTAAAACAGACAAATCCCAAAAGGGAAGAGACCAAATTGAATTAACAAAAGCTGCCACAGTCCATGCCGAAAGGGACTCTCTGGTTAAACAAAATTCAAATGCCTGGCCCGCGAAAGAAATTCAAACGCCGTCTGAACTAACCCGCTTGAACAAATCCGACATCGGAATACGGATCATCGAAGATATTCGTCTTCCGGAGATGGCCGATATCGACCATATTGCTGTTAAGGTCGACAGTCAATGCCAAACACCAACAGCAATAACAAATTCTGCATCAAGTGATCAGAATATTGTATTAGTCTCCGTAACGCCTCAGGAACGCAGAGATCCAATATGTACCAGCTACGCGGATGATACTCCCATGAAGACGGCCGATGTCTTATACGCTAAACCCGACTCGACGAAGCTGGACCACAACGATGAAAACGACGAGATTATTCTTGAAGCTGCCATGGACTTGCTGACGAGCGAGAAAGATGCGCCAAACACAGTGGATCCCAGCTATCCAAACCTGAGTATTGAAGAAGATGCCATTGAGATGGCATTGGAACAATTGCACCAGCAGTCACCAGACGAAACAGTAGTGACTTCAACATCGAATAGAGCCCTCCAGACGCCCAAACAAAACCTTGTTACGATTCTCACCCGGTCTCCCATTCAGCAAAGTCCGCTAAAGTCCAAGACCAAATCAAAGAAGATATCGCCGACAGCGACACCGGAAAAGCTTGCCACCGAGAAAACTCCTCTGAAAAAGAGAAAAGTCAACATGGACAGTCCGACGGAGGTACCGCCGGTTTCCAGGCTGGATTTCACCATCGACGAAACTTTGGCAAATAGTTTTGGTGGTGACGACACCTCAACAGTTACCAAACGCTGTTCTCTGGGCCACACTGATTACCAGTATGAGCAAATAAAAGACGAGGTTATTTTGAGAGTAAAGCGACGCTGTCGCCGACGACGACCAGCAACTGCGGAAATGCCGGCGGGTGCTGCTAACCAACCGATTTAA
- the LOC139352154 gene encoding uncharacterized protein, which translates to MGLVDKFLNCIDLKYGVIIVGFVDIILSMLCGMYLPWIRRKGYYDQRILTEAPVTFRFLSWHEYRFYTGADFYFNRFGYAMYIFCLVVLILHIGACILIITSALSEQKWMSAPYIATALMRFVVLLLILTWIVAKSFDCTTSFWMIGLSLFSATYFWLTVVSWYSPPSVE; encoded by the exons ATGGGTCTTGTGGACAAGTTTCTTAATTGCATTGACCTAAAGTACGGTGTCATTATAGTTGGGTTCGTGGATATAATCTTGAGTATGCTTTGCGGAATGTATTTGCCAT GGATACGGCGTAAAGGCTATTACGATCAACGAATCCTTACCGAAGCGCCAGTTACCTTCAGATTTCTTTCGTGGCATGAGTATAGATTCTATACGGGGGCTGACTTTTACTTCAATAGATTCGGCTATGCGATGTATATATTCTGTTTGGTTGTACTCATTCTCCATATTGGCGCCTGTATACTTATCATAACTTCCGCACTTTCG GAGCAAAAATGGATGTCTGCTCCCTACATAGCCACTGCCCTAATGCGCTTCGTTGTGTTACTCCTTATTCTGACTTGGATAGTTGCCAAGTCGTTTGACTGTACCACGAGTTTTTGGATGATAGGTCTAAGTCTGT TTTCAGCCACTTACTTTTGGCTAACCGTGGTTTCATGGTATAGCCCGCCGAGcgtagaataa
- the Orc3 gene encoding origin recognition complex subunit 3 yields the protein MDPTISVSKGCFVYKNGATRAGKKAAGKRKRPAPGSSSLLSQDVVQQPFYAEYRNAWNQVNDHIADLQQRSYARTLEQLVDFVVDQGLCTTMDEVLPTAALLTGINQPDHLSQFTALTQRLHAQRAARVCVLQSRDCATLKAAVESLVFGLVEDDAEAENVDEEDEDVAERDRKRLRRSQCTIKQLKSWYSNNFDSERKRRQLVVILPDFECFGASVLQDLILILSAHCGALPFVLVLGVATAMTAVHGTLPYHVSSKIRLRVFQTQAAPMGLNEVLDRVLLSPKYAFHLSGKTFKFLTHIFLYYDFSIHGFIQGFKYCLMEHFFGGNAYALCTDYSKALGCIKQLTHEDIETIRRLPSFRPYVEQINDCKRIIAVLTDDDYLKKKLPQLLRDCLLHFLLFRSSLEFLTELVGDLPRCPLGKLRRELYVNCLNRPTITTPEYKECLQMLSFLSKEEFVAKANRCLDRTEQFLAEEIAPLELGEACIAVLRPQLETIRQSVADVVRATMATITTTSPDEARPATDHLTQVASRQELKEQLLQRSKEDKHRHQQNTPTTQFARAVQKTLHLIETLFVQDHLRPLQDAPPIHELFVFSDIATVRRNIIGAPRAALHTALNNPHFYMQCKCCELQDQSQLVGTLPDLSVVYKLHLECGRMINLFDWLQAFRSVVSGSDNEDAAQEQIDPQIQARFTRAVAELQFLGYIKMSKRKTDHATRLTW from the exons ATGGATCCCACCATTTCCGTGTCCAAG GGATGTTTTGTCTACAAAAATGGCGCTACGAGAGCCGGCAAGAAGGCGGCCGGCAAGCGGAAGCGCCCTGCTCCGGGATCGAGTAGCCTCTTGAGCCAGGATGTGGTGCAGCAGCCCTTCTATGCGGAATACCGCAACGCCTGGAACCAGGTGAACGACCACATTGCCGATCTGCAGCAGCGCAGCTATGCCCGCACTCTGGAGCAGCTGGTTGACTTTGTGGTTGACCAAGGGCTGTGCACCACTATGGACGAGGTACTTCCCACCGCCGCCTTGCTAACCGGCATCAATCAGCCGGATCACCTTAGCCAGTTCACGGCGCTCACCCAAAGACTCCATGCCCAGCGGGCTGCAAGGGTCTGTGTCCTACAGTCGCGGGATTGCGCCACCCTCAAGGCTGCCGTAGAGTCCTTGGTCTTCGGGCTCGTAGAAGACGATGCGGAGGCTGAGAACGTCGATGAGGAGGATGAGGACGTGGCGGAACGGGATCGCAAGCGTCTGCGTCGTTCGCAGTGCACCATTAAGCAGCTCAAGTCCTGGTATTCCAACAATTTTGACTCGGAGCGAAAGCGCCGTCAGCTGGTAGTCATCTTGCCCGATTTTGAGTGCTTCGGCGCCAGCGTCCTCCAGGATCTCATCCTGATCTTAAGTGCCCACTGCGGGGCACTGCCGTTCGTCCTGGTCCTGGGAGTTGCCACGGCCATGACGGCGGTGCACGGTACTCTGCCCTACCACGTCAGCAGCAAGATTCGCCTGCGGGTCTTCCAGACTCAGGCTGCCCCCATGGGCCTAAACGAG GTGCTGGATAGAGTTTTGCTGTCGCCCAAGTACGCTTTTCACCTCTCGGGAAAGACCTTCAAATTCCTGACCCACATCTTCCTGTATTACGACTTCTCCATCCACGGTTTCATTCAGGGCTTCAAGTACTGCCTGATGGAACACTTCTTTGGTGGGAATGCGTATGCGCTCTGCACCGATTACAGCAAAGCCTTGGGGTGCATTAAGCAGCTGACCCACGAGGACATAGAGACCATCCGACGGCTACCCTCGTTTCGGCCGTATGTCGAGCAGATCAATGATTGCAAGCGCATCATAGCCGTGCTTACCGACGACGACTACCTAAAGAAGAAGCTGCCGCAGCTGCTGCGCGACTGCCTGCTCCACTTCCTGCTTTTTCGCAGCTCGCTGGAGTTCCTCACGGAACTGGTGGGGGATCTTCCGCGCTGCCCTCTGGGAAAGCTGCGTCGTGAGTTGTATGTAAACTGCCTTAACCGACCGACCATCACAACGCCGGAGTACAAGGAGTGCCTGCAGATGCTAAGTTTTTTGTCAAAGGAAGAGTTTGTGGCCAAGGCAAACCGCTGCCTGGACAGAACCGAGCAATTCCTTGCTGAAGAGATAGCCCCCCTAGAACTTGGCGAGGCCTGCATCGCTGTTTTGCGACCACAGCTGGAAACTATACGCCAATCAGTGGCCGATGTGGTAAGGGCAACCATGGCGACGATTACAACGACATCGCCCGACGAGGCACGTCCGGCCACAGATCATCTGACTCAAGTGGCTTCTCGTCAGGAGCTCAAGGAACAGCTGTTGCAGCGTAGCAAGGAGGACAAGCACCGGCATCAGCAGAATACTCCTACCACTCAGTTCGCTCGGGCTGTGCAGAAAACCCTACATCTCATCGAGACACTTTTCGTCCAGGACCATCTCCGCCCGCTGCAGGATGCACCTCCTATCCACGAACTGTTCGTGTTTAGCGACATTGCCACCGTGCGCCGAAACATAATCGGAGCCCCTCGGGCGGCGCTGCACACTGCCCTGAACAATCCGCACTTTTACATGCAGTGCAAGTGCTGCGAGCTTCAAGATCAGTCACAGCTGGTCGGCACTCTACCCGATCTCTCCGTGGTATACAAGCTGCACCTGGAGTGCGGACGAATGATAAATCTCTTCGACTGGCTGCAGGCCTTCCGATCTGTGGTGAGTGGCAGCGACAACGAGGATGCGGCCCAGGAGCAAATCGATCCACAGATCCA AGCCCGCTTCACACGAGCAGTAGCCGAATTGCAGTTTCTAGGGTACATAAAGATGTCGAAGCGCAAGACGGATCATGCCACCCGATTAACCTGGTAG
- the FLASH gene encoding uncharacterized protein FLASH isoform X2: MTLRRQAKKKTSRNRIAEVGLPSRDNPRSPNGDLAQTLVVQRTATNREIDATAAAEVQDIAAGEISTGVERSVPDKLAGEADPSRPASDFCCRTKMPEENCQGMNAPFYDKIKVQRGDSPHLELPKTATNLQPSRKGVPKQTDITSEFKSSCSFDIKEHTKDPQPAGGFFSEVSQLKREIIPGLHLISQTESLNFVQDQIELAKMETMIVENSDFHLEDTTHDKLKKTSTKLDPKVSQLDGKIKSISPQHSTIEVLQLEGEELTKEPSKAMDVKTDKSQKGRDQIELTKAATVHAERDSLVKQNSNAWPAKEIQTPSELTRLNKSDIGIRIIEDIRLPEMADIDHIAVKVDSQCQTPTAITNSASSDQNIVLVSVTPQERRDPICTSYADDTPMKTADVLYAKPDSTKLDHNDENDEIILEAAMDLLTSEKDAPNTVDPSYPNLSIEEDAIEMALEQLHQQSPDETVVTSTSNRALQTPKQNLVTILTRSPIQQSPLKSKTKSKKISPTATPEKLATEKTPLKKRKVNMDSPTEVPPVSRLDFTIDETLANSFGGDDTSTVTKRCSLGHTDYQYEQIKDEVILRVKRRCRRRRPATAEMPAGAANQPI; the protein is encoded by the exons ATGACATTAAGAAGGCAAGCAAAAAAGAAGACGTCAAGAAATCGGATAGCGGAAGTAGGTCTCCCAAGCAGGGACAACCCAAGATCACCGAACGGAGATCTAGCACAAACCCTCGTCGTCCAGAGAACCGCCACAAATCGAGAGATCGACGCCACAGCCGCAGCCGAAGTCCAAGACATAGCGGCAGGCGAGATCAGCACCGGAGTCGAGAGATCAGTTCCCGACAAGTTGGCCGGCGAAGCCGATCCCAGTCGCCCAG CATCTGACTTTTGTTGCAGAACCAAGATGCCAGAAGAAAATTGCCAAGGCATGAATGCCCCATTCTACgacaaaattaaagtccaGCGGGGCGACAGCCCCCACCTTGAGTTGCCCAAAACTGCCACTAACCTGCAACCGTCAAGGAAAGGCGTTCCTAAGCAAACCGATATTACCTCAGAATTCAAATCAAGCTGCTCATTCGACATAAAGGAACATACGAAGGATCCTCAACCTGCAGGTGGATTCTTCTCTGAAGTCAGTCAACTAAAGCGTGAAATTATCCCGGGCTTGCACCTCATATCTCAGACGGAATCCTTGAATTTTGTCCAAGATCAAATCGAGTTGGCCAAAATGGAGACAATGATTGTCGAAAACAGTGATTTTCATTTAGAAGACACGACACACGATAAACTGAAGAAGACTTCCACTAAATTAGATCCAAAAGTGTCTCAACTTgatggaaaaataaaaagcatTTCACCTCAACATTCCACAATAGAAGTGCTGCAGCTTGAAGGTGAAGAGCTAACAAAAGAGCCATCGAAAGCCATGGACGTTAAAACAGACAAATCCCAAAAGGGAAGAGACCAAATTGAATTAACAAAAGCTGCCACAGTCCATGCCGAAAGGGACTCTCTGGTTAAACAAAATTCAAATGCCTGGCCCGCGAAAGAAATTCAAACGCCGTCTGAACTAACCCGCTTGAACAAATCCGACATCGGAATACGGATCATCGAAGATATTCGTCTTCCGGAGATGGCCGATATCGACCATATTGCTGTTAAGGTCGACAGTCAATGCCAAACACCAACAGCAATAACAAATTCTGCATCAAGTGATCAGAATATTGTATTAGTCTCCGTAACGCCTCAGGAACGCAGAGATCCAATATGTACCAGCTACGCGGATGATACTCCCATGAAGACGGCCGATGTCTTATACGCTAAACCCGACTCGACGAAGCTGGACCACAACGATGAAAACGACGAGATTATTCTTGAAGCTGCCATGGACTTGCTGACGAGCGAGAAAGATGCGCCAAACACAGTGGATCCCAGCTATCCAAACCTGAGTATTGAAGAAGATGCCATTGAGATGGCATTGGAACAATTGCACCAGCAGTCACCAGACGAAACAGTAGTGACTTCAACATCGAATAGAGCCCTCCAGACGCCCAAACAAAACCTTGTTACGATTCTCACCCGGTCTCCCATTCAGCAAAGTCCGCTAAAGTCCAAGACCAAATCAAAGAAGATATCGCCGACAGCGACACCGGAAAAGCTTGCCACCGAGAAAACTCCTCTGAAAAAGAGAAAAGTCAACATGGACAGTCCGACGGAGGTACCGCCGGTTTCCAGGCTGGATTTCACCATCGACGAAACTTTGGCAAATAGTTTTGGTGGTGACGACACCTCAACAGTTACCAAACGCTGTTCTCTGGGCCACACTGATTACCAGTATGAGCAAATAAAAGACGAGGTTATTTTGAGAGTAAAGCGACGCTGTCGCCGACGACGACCAGCAACTGCGGAAATGCCGGCGGGTGCTGCTAACCAACCGATTTAA